One genomic segment of Thioclava sp. GXIMD2076 includes these proteins:
- a CDS encoding LacI family DNA-binding transcriptional regulator translates to MAHRFTVKEIALQSGLSAATVDRALHGRAHLRAQTAQRVAQAIEELEAQAHEAQALGTRLTIDIVMQAPLRFTNPVRAAFESELPLTKPAAIRARFHLAEVMTEREILAKIAAIAKRGSHGVMVKLPATPAIEAQLDLLAAKRIPVVSYVTDLAPARRLAYVGMENGRAGARAAWLMAKMMGPGPARVLISQSSQMFEGEESRRTGFLACLAQIAPQMRCVTLSDGQGVNRTTRTLVAQTLAAHPDISCVYSTGGANRAILEAFDEAGRSPQVFAAHDLDRTNETLLRQGRLSFVLHHNFRLDARRVAQHFARHHRILPKGVEIEETAIQIALPSDYLDLGGPEVSSSR, encoded by the coding sequence ATGGCCCATCGTTTTACCGTCAAGGAAATCGCGCTTCAGTCGGGGCTCAGCGCCGCCACCGTCGACCGTGCCCTGCATGGGCGGGCGCATCTGCGCGCGCAGACCGCGCAGCGGGTCGCGCAGGCCATCGAGGAGCTGGAGGCGCAGGCCCATGAGGCGCAGGCTCTGGGCACGCGGCTGACCATCGATATCGTGATGCAGGCGCCGCTGCGCTTTACCAATCCGGTGCGTGCGGCCTTCGAGAGCGAGCTGCCGCTGACCAAGCCTGCCGCCATCCGTGCGCGCTTCCATCTGGCCGAGGTGATGACCGAGCGCGAGATCCTCGCCAAGATCGCGGCCATCGCCAAGCGTGGCAGCCATGGGGTGATGGTGAAGCTACCGGCCACGCCTGCCATCGAGGCACAGCTGGATCTGTTGGCCGCCAAGCGCATTCCGGTGGTGAGCTATGTCACCGATCTCGCGCCCGCCCGCCGTCTGGCCTATGTGGGCATGGAGAATGGCCGCGCGGGAGCCAGGGCTGCGTGGTTGATGGCGAAGATGATGGGGCCGGGGCCCGCACGGGTGCTGATCTCGCAATCGAGCCAGATGTTCGAGGGCGAGGAAAGCCGCCGGACGGGGTTTCTGGCCTGTCTGGCGCAGATCGCGCCACAGATGCGCTGCGTCACGCTGTCGGACGGGCAGGGCGTCAACCGGACCACCAGGACGCTCGTGGCGCAGACGCTGGCCGCGCATCCCGACATTTCATGCGTCTATTCCACTGGCGGCGCCAACCGCGCGATACTGGAGGCGTTCGACGAGGCGGGGCGCAGTCCGCAGGTCTTTGCGGCGCATGATCTGGACCGTACCAACGAGACGCTCCTGCGTCAGGGTCGGTTGAGTTTCGTGCTCCATCACAACTTCCGTCTCGATGCGCGGCGGGTGGCACAGCATTTCGCCCGTCATCACCGGATCCTGCCGAAAGGTGTGGAGATCGAGGAGACGGCGATCCAGATCGCGCTGCCCAGCGATTATCTGGATCTCGGCGGGCCGGAGGTCAGCAGCTCTCGCTGA
- a CDS encoding phytanoyl-CoA dioxygenase family protein, with product MTIHHATRQPPVWISAKDADFATFRAQVEQSTDPATVPRASEVVCNIPIYEGAFVETCATSTDAGRDLMAEWARVFAHGAGIIVIRQAVHDHAVIDRASDVFDAVIAHEKAAAMGGGDHFAKPGANDRIWNSLEKHCLADPENFARYYGASALAMAALAWIGPDYQMTAQVNRVNPGGAAQTAHRDYHLGFMTPSRMEDYPSHIHHVSPMLTLQGALAHCDMPLETGPTLFLPFSQLFFEGYLAYTEAPYQDYFAQHHVQLPLKKGDAVFFNPAVMHGAGRNVTEDRFRLVNLFQISSAFGRAMESVNRDAMVRALYPALSGMAPDIRRNAVAAAAEGYAFPTNLDRNPPIGGLAPKSQAALMLHALEEDLDTARFAAMMDDLVWKNKS from the coding sequence ATGACCATTCACCACGCCACCCGCCAACCCCCCGTCTGGATTAGCGCAAAGGATGCCGATTTCGCGACCTTCAGGGCGCAGGTCGAGCAGAGCACCGATCCCGCCACCGTGCCCCGTGCCAGCGAGGTGGTCTGCAACATACCGATCTATGAGGGCGCATTCGTTGAGACCTGCGCCACCAGCACCGATGCCGGACGCGATCTGATGGCCGAATGGGCGCGGGTCTTTGCACACGGGGCGGGGATCATCGTGATCCGGCAGGCTGTGCACGACCACGCCGTCATCGACCGCGCGAGCGACGTTTTCGATGCGGTCATCGCGCACGAAAAGGCGGCGGCCATGGGCGGCGGCGACCATTTCGCCAAACCCGGCGCCAATGACCGGATCTGGAACAGCCTCGAGAAACACTGCCTTGCCGACCCCGAGAATTTCGCCCGCTATTACGGCGCGAGCGCGCTCGCCATGGCGGCGCTGGCATGGATCGGGCCCGATTACCAGATGACCGCGCAGGTCAACCGCGTCAATCCGGGCGGGGCGGCGCAGACGGCGCATCGCGATTACCATCTGGGTTTCATGACGCCCTCGCGCATGGAGGACTATCCCTCGCATATCCATCACGTCTCGCCGATGCTGACGCTGCAGGGGGCGCTGGCGCATTGCGATATGCCGCTCGAGACGGGGCCCACCCTGTTCCTGCCCTTCTCGCAGCTCTTCTTCGAGGGCTATCTGGCCTATACCGAGGCCCCCTATCAGGACTATTTCGCGCAGCATCACGTCCAGCTGCCCTTGAAGAAAGGCGATGCGGTCTTCTTCAATCCGGCTGTGATGCACGGGGCGGGCCGCAATGTGACCGAAGACAGGTTCCGGCTCGTGAACCTGTTCCAGATCTCCTCGGCCTTTGGTCGTGCGATGGAAAGCGTCAATCGCGACGCGATGGTGCGCGCGCTCTATCCCGCACTCTCGGGCATGGCCCCCGATATCCGCCGCAATGCGGTGGCTGCCGCGGCCGAGGGCTATGCCTTCCCCACCAATCTCGACAGAAATCCTCCGATTGGCGGGCTTGCGCCGAAATCACAGGCCGCGCTCATGCTGC